One Deltaproteobacteria bacterium DNA window includes the following coding sequences:
- the mreC gene encoding rod shape-determining protein MreC produces the protein MARRPPLKKYRVILILIGLLLAPAYFYYQSSQGMGGQLRWSERISVWLLSPVFHSMVEIRGKISTVIHRYFYLVNTAKENEKLRSELQQYHLKEIFYEGIARESERLTALIDFQKHLDFQTIPARVISFSPVGEFQIVTVDRGKEEGIRRGAVVLSSKGLVGRVIKVYPHESQILLVTDPTSVVDAEVKRTGARGLVVGRGVALGFTREIFVGAFELWESSQEVADSDILLTSGLDGVFPKNLPIGTTRNVRKGEFDVFINGDVVPFVDFYKLREVLILKP, from the coding sequence ATGGCAAGGCGTCCTCCCTTAAAAAAATATCGAGTCATCCTTATCTTGATCGGTCTTCTTCTTGCCCCAGCCTATTTTTATTATCAGTCATCTCAGGGAATGGGAGGTCAACTCCGCTGGTCTGAACGGATTTCCGTTTGGTTGCTGAGCCCTGTCTTTCATTCTATGGTGGAAATTCGGGGAAAGATTTCCACGGTTATTCACCGATATTTTTATCTCGTCAACACGGCAAAAGAAAACGAAAAGTTGCGCTCCGAGCTTCAGCAATACCACCTCAAAGAAATTTTTTATGAAGGGATTGCCCGTGAGAGCGAACGATTAACGGCACTCATTGATTTTCAGAAGCATCTTGATTTTCAGACGATCCCCGCTCGTGTGATCAGTTTTTCTCCGGTGGGCGAATTTCAAATAGTGACCGTTGATCGCGGGAAAGAGGAAGGGATCCGGCGTGGAGCGGTGGTTCTCTCATCGAAGGGGTTGGTAGGACGTGTGATCAAGGTTTACCCTCATGAATCCCAGATTCTTTTGGTTACCGACCCTACGAGTGTTGTGGATGCCGAGGTCAAGAGAACGGGGGCGAGGGGACTTGTCGTGGGGCGTGGTGTTGCCCTCGGTTTTACGAGAGAGATCTTTGTGGGGGCTTTTGAGTTGTGGGAAAGTTCTCAGGAGGTTGCCGATAGTGACATCCTTCTGACATCAGGACTCGATGGGGTTTTCCCAAAGAATCTTCCGATTGGGACCACGAGGAATGTTCGCAAAGGGGAGTTCGATGTTTTTATCAATGGAGACGTCGTCCCTTTTGTTGATTTTTATAAACTGAGAGAAGTCTTAATCTTAAAACCTTGA
- a CDS encoding HD domain-containing protein has product MNKEKSNFIKALLEKGAGVYEVGGTVRDRLLGLEHKDRDLLVTSLPLTELTHLLKNFGEVLLVGKSFGVIKFYPKGEPHESYDIALPRREMSSGPGHRDFEISFDPSLPAEIDLSRRDFTINAMAKEIATDRLVDPFNGQEDLRNRLLRMVSDKAFEEDPLRILRGIQFAARFQLTVEEKTYEAMSRNASLIKTISAERIAEEIRKLLSAEKPSFGFILMQKTGVLKDIFPELEENVGVKQGNKFQDDDVFMHTMRVLDASRKDTAIPYSGTLELMLSALYHDVGKARTQRFDPAKNRITFYCHQTVSRKMAKKRFEALKFSTIGLKTEETLNMIENHMFQTKSFFSERAIRRFINKIGPDVILKLVDLRIADNRGGRYPEGIRGVLKLRKRIGEELEKKTPFSIKDLAINGHDMMKLGVPEGPLIGKSLKELLEVVLDDPSKNTREELMKIAEEKIKKEKK; this is encoded by the coding sequence GTGAACAAAGAGAAATCGAACTTTATTAAGGCCCTGCTCGAAAAAGGAGCTGGAGTTTATGAGGTGGGAGGTACCGTTCGGGACCGGCTCCTGGGACTCGAACATAAGGACCGAGACCTTCTGGTCACCTCTCTGCCGCTCACAGAGCTTACCCATCTCTTGAAAAATTTCGGAGAGGTTCTTCTGGTCGGCAAAAGCTTTGGAGTCATCAAATTTTATCCGAAGGGAGAACCCCATGAGTCCTATGATATCGCCCTTCCGCGTCGTGAGATGTCGAGTGGACCGGGGCATCGGGATTTTGAAATCAGTTTTGATCCCTCGCTTCCGGCAGAAATCGATCTCTCCCGTCGCGATTTCACGATCAACGCGATGGCAAAAGAGATTGCGACAGACCGATTGGTGGACCCCTTTAATGGCCAAGAGGACCTTCGAAATCGGCTGTTGCGAATGGTTTCTGACAAGGCTTTTGAGGAAGATCCTTTAAGAATCCTGCGTGGGATCCAGTTTGCCGCCCGGTTTCAGCTCACGGTGGAAGAGAAAACCTATGAGGCGATGAGTAGAAACGCCTCCTTGATCAAAACAATCTCTGCAGAAAGGATCGCGGAAGAAATTCGAAAACTGCTGAGTGCCGAAAAACCCTCCTTCGGATTTATCCTGATGCAGAAAACAGGCGTCTTGAAAGATATTTTTCCTGAATTGGAAGAAAATGTCGGTGTGAAACAAGGAAACAAGTTTCAGGACGACGACGTCTTTATGCACACGATGCGAGTCCTGGATGCCTCTCGCAAAGATACAGCCATTCCGTATTCCGGAACTCTGGAACTGATGCTTTCTGCGCTTTACCATGATGTCGGAAAGGCAAGAACCCAAAGATTTGACCCTGCAAAAAATCGGATAACCTTTTATTGTCATCAAACCGTCTCTCGCAAGATGGCCAAAAAGAGATTTGAGGCACTGAAATTCTCAACCATTGGTCTCAAAACGGAAGAAACTCTGAACATGATTGAAAACCATATGTTCCAGACAAAATCGTTCTTTTCGGAACGGGCTATCCGCCGGTTCATCAATAAAATCGGTCCTGATGTTATCCTCAAACTTGTCGATCTGAGGATCGCCGACAACCGTGGTGGACGCTATCCCGAGGGAATCCGCGGTGTCCTGAAGCTCCGAAAGAGGATCGGCGAGGAACTGGAGAAAAAAACCCCTTTTAGTATCAAAGACCTTGCTATCAACGGACATGACATGATGAAGCTTGGTGTTCCAGAGGGGCCGCTCATCGGAAAGAGCCTGAAGGAACTCCTGGAGGTCGTCTTGGATGACCCTTCAAAAAACACCAGAGAGGAGTTGATGAAAATTGCCGAGGAAAAAATCAAAAAAGAAAAGAAATAA
- a CDS encoding rod shape-determining protein: MIFDSIIGLFSNDLAIDLGTANTLVYAKGKGIIAFEPSVVAVQKDARGGTKRVLAVGKEAKEMLGRTPGSIEAIRPMKEGVIADFEVTEAMLRYFIRKAHNRKTLIRPRIIICVPSGITEVEKRAVRESAESAGAREVYLIEEPMAASIGAGLPITEPSGNMIVDIGGGTTEVAVISLAGIVFSKSLRIAGDKLDESIIQYLKRKYNLLIGERTAEQIKIAIGTAYPESEVRTMEVKGRDLVAGVPKTLEINSEEVREAIQEPVNAIVESVKVALERTPPELSADIVDRGIFLAGGGALLRNLDVLIREETGLPVMVAEDPMTCVVRGTGMALDQLDTLRGITIS; this comes from the coding sequence ATGATTTTCGATTCCATTATCGGTCTTTTTTCCAATGATCTTGCGATTGACCTTGGGACAGCGAACACGCTTGTCTATGCGAAGGGGAAAGGGATCATTGCCTTTGAGCCTTCTGTTGTTGCGGTTCAAAAAGACGCGCGGGGGGGAACCAAACGGGTTCTTGCAGTAGGAAAAGAGGCGAAGGAGATGTTGGGTCGGACCCCCGGATCGATCGAGGCGATTCGTCCGATGAAAGAGGGGGTTATTGCCGATTTCGAAGTGACCGAGGCGATGCTCCGCTATTTCATTCGGAAGGCTCACAACCGGAAGACCCTGATTCGCCCGCGTATCATTATTTGTGTCCCTTCGGGGATTACGGAAGTGGAAAAACGTGCCGTACGCGAATCTGCAGAATCTGCCGGCGCTCGTGAGGTTTATTTGATCGAGGAACCGATGGCCGCTTCGATCGGTGCCGGTCTACCGATTACGGAGCCCTCTGGAAATATGATTGTTGATATTGGTGGGGGGACGACGGAAGTGGCGGTTATTTCTCTGGCCGGTATCGTCTTTAGCAAGTCTCTCCGGATTGCGGGGGACAAGCTGGATGAGTCGATTATTCAATATTTGAAGCGAAAATATAATCTCCTGATTGGAGAGCGGACCGCTGAACAGATCAAGATCGCTATCGGGACTGCCTATCCAGAGAGTGAAGTTCGAACCATGGAGGTCAAGGGGCGTGATCTCGTTGCTGGAGTTCCAAAAACTCTTGAGATCAATTCAGAAGAGGTCCGTGAGGCGATCCAGGAGCCGGTCAATGCGATTGTTGAGAGCGTCAAGGTTGCCCTCGAAAGAACGCCACCAGAACTCTCAGCCGATATTGTTGATCGCGGGATTTTTCTTGCTGGAGGCGGGGCCTTGCTTCGAAATCTTGATGTTCTGATTCGTGAGGAGACAGGGCTTCCGGTGATGGTGGCCGAGGATCCAATGACCTGTGTGGTTCGAGGGACAGGGATGGCGTTGGATCAGTTGGATACGCTTCGCGGGATAACGATTAGTTAG
- a CDS encoding SurA N-terminal domain-containing protein produces the protein MNEPLALPGRMKGDWGDGARSAGGGGAAIPPIKMLDLLRKRASSWVIKITLLLITLSFALFFGYNQFGGDILNQKQAIARVGENLIPRQKFDLLLEDTLSRTKESFKEGMPKNIEEFLRQNLLDQLISQEVLFLYARSLGINASDEALAQEIQGNQNFSKNGVFDIEGYHQRFRPYYRRAYGEEFEDALRKDLIREKLFQLAQVSFEPWEKTLAKTLKEGESPVSSNSLLLHWITEFREQREIELY, from the coding sequence GTGAATGAGCCTCTGGCTTTGCCAGGGCGAATGAAGGGGGACTGGGGGGATGGGGCCCGCTCCGCCGGAGGCGGAGGGGCAGCGATCCCCCCAATAAAAATGTTAGATCTACTTCGAAAAAGGGCTAGCTCCTGGGTCATCAAGATAACCCTCCTCTTGATTACGCTCTCGTTTGCCCTTTTTTTTGGCTACAACCAATTTGGAGGGGACATTCTAAATCAAAAACAGGCAATTGCACGTGTCGGGGAAAATCTGATCCCGCGGCAGAAGTTTGACCTTTTGTTGGAAGATACCCTCTCGAGGACCAAAGAGTCATTTAAAGAAGGGATGCCAAAAAATATTGAAGAGTTCCTTCGCCAGAATCTTTTGGATCAACTGATCTCACAGGAAGTCCTCTTTCTTTATGCGAGGAGTCTTGGAATTAACGCCTCTGATGAGGCATTGGCCCAGGAGATCCAGGGGAACCAAAATTTTTCCAAAAACGGGGTGTTTGACATCGAAGGTTATCATCAACGTTTTCGACCCTATTATCGACGGGCCTACGGAGAAGAGTTTGAAGACGCCTTAAGAAAAGACCTCATTCGAGAAAAACTCTTTCAGCTGGCTCAGGTCTCGTTTGAACCGTGGGAAAAGACCTTGGCAAAAACCCTCAAAGAAGGTGAATCCCCTGTTTCCTCAAACAGTCTCTTATTGCATTGGATCACAGAATTTCGTGAACAAAGAGAAATCGAACTTTATTAA
- a CDS encoding dephospho-CoA kinase has product MKLIGLTGGIASGKSLVVSFLKKKKIPVVDADRIAHEVIKPKKPAYRVIVTVFGDGILNPDKTINRSILGEIVFSHPEKRRILESTTHPEILKKIQEEISGFKRRKAKMVVIDAPLLFESGLNKKMDLNVLVKIDPNIQLKRLMKRDKLSETQAMTRILSQMSTVTKEKLADFVIDNSGTSKQTERQLLKILSVLLGLGHDRDHRAP; this is encoded by the coding sequence ATGAAGCTCATCGGCCTCACAGGGGGGATCGCGAGTGGAAAATCGCTTGTCGTTTCATTTCTCAAAAAGAAAAAGATCCCTGTTGTCGACGCCGATCGGATTGCTCATGAGGTAATCAAACCAAAGAAGCCGGCCTATCGGGTAATCGTCACAGTCTTTGGTGACGGAATCCTAAATCCTGATAAGACGATCAATCGATCGATCCTCGGAGAGATCGTCTTTTCCCATCCCGAAAAGAGAAGGATCCTGGAATCAACCACTCACCCGGAAATCTTGAAAAAAATCCAAGAAGAAATATCAGGATTCAAGAGGCGCAAGGCGAAGATGGTTGTTATTGATGCCCCTCTTCTCTTTGAAAGCGGTCTCAACAAGAAGATGGATCTCAACGTTCTTGTTAAAATCGATCCGAATATCCAACTCAAGCGACTGATGAAACGAGATAAGCTCAGCGAGACTCAGGCGATGACACGAATCCTTTCACAAATGTCTACTGTGACGAAGGAAAAACTTGCTGATTTTGTTATCGATAATTCCGGGACAAGCAAACAGACGGAGAGGCAGCTCCTTAAAATCTTGAGCGTCTTGCTGGGCCTCGGTCACGATCGCGATCACCGCGCCCCCTGA
- the rodA gene encoding rod shape-determining protein RodA, whose protein sequence is MLNKTYRSHFHWPLLGVTVALVFIGILNLHSATYNLARGETSPLLWSQITWLVIGTGVGVFFLILDYRILIRLAYPAYGVSLLLLILVVFFGKTVAGNRSWLVVGPLTFQPSEFAKLALVVVLSRYLSDHLKEKGGYGFVDLLLPGFLSALPLFLIVLGKDLGSALFFLVVSVTLLLFVGIRRQVLLFCFAFILIAGTTAYQFVLSPHQRARIEAFVNPGADPRGKGYHILQSKITVGSGRILGNGYLKGMHSKLLFLPEKHTDFIFPVLAEEWGFVGSMVVLGLYGALFVFGLEITRKARDRFGFFLALGITALLFWQTVINLSGVLGLIPLTGVTFPLLSYGGSSLVTILIGIGLLLNVSMRRFMF, encoded by the coding sequence ATGTTGAATAAAACTTACCGTTCTCACTTTCACTGGCCCCTATTGGGTGTCACCGTCGCCTTGGTTTTTATCGGGATTCTGAATCTCCACAGCGCCACCTATAATTTGGCTCGAGGAGAGACCTCTCCTCTCTTGTGGTCGCAAATCACCTGGCTGGTGATTGGTACGGGGGTTGGCGTTTTCTTTTTGATCCTTGATTATCGGATTCTGATTCGACTGGCCTATCCGGCTTATGGAGTCTCCCTTCTCCTTCTGATTCTGGTTGTTTTTTTTGGAAAGACAGTTGCTGGAAATCGTAGCTGGCTTGTTGTGGGACCCTTGACATTTCAGCCATCAGAATTTGCAAAACTGGCCCTTGTGGTCGTTCTTTCCCGCTATCTCTCAGATCATTTAAAAGAGAAAGGGGGATATGGTTTTGTCGATCTCTTGCTTCCAGGATTTTTGTCAGCGCTTCCATTGTTTCTCATTGTGTTAGGAAAAGATTTAGGTTCTGCTCTTTTTTTTCTTGTTGTTTCAGTCACCTTGCTGCTTTTTGTCGGTATTCGACGGCAGGTTTTGCTTTTCTGTTTTGCCTTTATCCTCATTGCCGGGACGACTGCCTATCAATTTGTTCTCTCTCCTCATCAGCGGGCGCGGATCGAGGCCTTTGTGAATCCTGGGGCTGATCCTCGCGGGAAAGGGTATCATATCCTTCAGTCGAAGATCACAGTAGGCTCAGGGAGAATTTTAGGAAATGGCTATCTCAAGGGGATGCACAGCAAGCTTCTCTTTCTCCCCGAGAAGCATACTGATTTTATCTTTCCGGTTCTGGCGGAGGAATGGGGTTTTGTGGGTTCCATGGTTGTTTTGGGGCTCTACGGCGCTCTTTTTGTCTTCGGACTTGAAATTACACGGAAGGCGAGGGACCGGTTCGGGTTTTTTCTGGCCTTGGGGATAACGGCCCTCCTTTTTTGGCAGACAGTGATCAATTTAAGCGGCGTGTTAGGGCTCATCCCGTTGACAGGGGTGACCTTTCCGCTCCTTTCTTACGGTGGCTCTTCCCTCGTGACGATCCTGATCGGGATAGGATTGCTGCTGAATGTTTCGATGAGACGGTTTATGTTTTAA
- the mrdA gene encoding penicillin-binding protein 2: MLDFSQEGVKELSSKVIFGYLAVAAFFIFIIFRLGYLQVVRGHFFWMLASEHKLKEIRIPATRGAILDRHRRVLVNNRPSLDLVVVPQYVVNKAALQKTLENLISLPMEQFESSWQVAKRLPPFYPSRIFSDISYDLAARLKVAQVTAVGEEDSWDLRGIEIVQRPLRRYPLDSTASSILGYLREISEEDLTHFQKSDPDKYWPGDLIGVAGIEKQWETVLKGEDGHQIKVVDAVGREITTPDVAYLLKKKAPLPGSHLILTIDRELQRYAEEQFQGQSGALVALDPHTGEIFSLVSLPSYDPRALSANITADFWQKLVADPRKLLLNRAVQSYPPGSTYKILTAIAALEEKVIKPEEKINCAGGLHFGGRFFHCWREGGHGLTDLRRALAESCDTYFYQVGLKLGVDRLAKYAALFGLGERTGLDLEEEKKGLIPTEAWKKKLFGQPWLPGETLSIAVGQGSVLVTPLQNALLVSSVANGGLRIRPTLLKEAGEIPSEKISVSKETLEIVRTALGDVVASPSGTAHGSRSSLVSMGGKTGTAQVISEEGRRRVGGGEQFRDHAWFVAFAPVEDPKIAVAVLVEHGGFGASAAAPIAKKVIEKFFEISKEK; this comes from the coding sequence ATGCTTGATTTCTCTCAGGAAGGGGTCAAAGAGCTCTCCTCAAAAGTCATTTTTGGTTACCTGGCCGTCGCCGCGTTTTTTATTTTTATCATTTTCAGACTTGGTTACCTCCAGGTGGTTCGGGGCCATTTCTTCTGGATGCTTGCTTCAGAACACAAGCTCAAGGAGATTCGTATTCCGGCGACTCGGGGAGCGATTCTGGATCGGCATCGTCGTGTTCTTGTTAATAACAGACCTTCACTCGATCTAGTTGTGGTTCCTCAATATGTGGTGAATAAGGCGGCGCTTCAAAAAACCCTCGAAAATCTTATTTCTCTTCCTATGGAGCAATTTGAATCGAGCTGGCAGGTGGCTAAACGTCTCCCCCCTTTCTATCCTTCACGAATTTTTTCGGATATTTCGTATGATCTTGCCGCTCGCCTGAAGGTTGCCCAGGTGACAGCAGTCGGGGAAGAGGATTCGTGGGATCTGAGGGGGATCGAAATTGTTCAGCGCCCTTTAAGGCGCTATCCGCTGGATTCTACCGCTTCATCGATCCTCGGATATCTAAGGGAAATTTCAGAAGAGGATTTGACACATTTTCAGAAGAGCGATCCTGACAAATATTGGCCGGGGGATCTGATTGGAGTCGCTGGTATTGAAAAGCAGTGGGAGACTGTTCTTAAAGGCGAGGATGGACATCAGATTAAAGTTGTGGATGCGGTAGGTCGCGAAATTACGACGCCGGATGTCGCCTATCTTCTGAAAAAAAAGGCCCCTCTTCCAGGGAGTCATCTGATTTTGACAATTGACAGAGAGCTTCAGAGGTATGCGGAAGAACAATTTCAGGGTCAAAGTGGAGCGCTCGTGGCCCTGGATCCTCATACGGGAGAGATTTTTTCCCTTGTGAGTCTTCCCTCTTATGATCCTCGAGCCCTCTCTGCGAATATCACAGCTGATTTTTGGCAGAAGCTTGTTGCCGACCCGAGGAAATTATTGCTCAATCGAGCGGTTCAGTCTTATCCGCCTGGCTCGACGTATAAAATTTTAACCGCCATCGCAGCACTTGAAGAAAAGGTCATTAAACCCGAGGAAAAGATAAACTGCGCCGGCGGTCTTCATTTTGGTGGAAGATTCTTTCACTGTTGGCGCGAAGGGGGGCATGGTCTCACCGATCTTCGGAGGGCCCTTGCCGAATCCTGTGATACCTATTTTTACCAGGTTGGCCTGAAATTGGGGGTTGATCGTTTGGCAAAGTATGCCGCTCTTTTCGGTTTGGGAGAGAGAACCGGTTTGGATCTGGAGGAGGAAAAGAAAGGGCTGATCCCTACCGAGGCTTGGAAGAAAAAGCTCTTTGGTCAGCCTTGGCTCCCTGGAGAGACCTTGTCTATTGCGGTAGGGCAAGGATCGGTTCTCGTAACTCCGCTTCAGAATGCGCTGCTTGTCTCTTCGGTCGCAAATGGTGGTCTCAGGATTCGTCCGACTCTTTTAAAAGAAGCGGGAGAGATTCCCTCAGAAAAGATTTCAGTTTCAAAAGAGACATTGGAGATTGTCCGCACTGCATTGGGAGATGTTGTTGCGAGTCCTTCAGGGACAGCCCATGGGAGTCGTTCCTCCCTCGTTTCTATGGGAGGCAAGACAGGGACCGCCCAGGTGATCAGTGAGGAGGGGAGGCGGAGGGTCGGAGGAGGGGAGCAATTTCGTGATCATGCCTGGTTTGTCGCCTTTGCTCCAGTAGAGGATCCAAAAATTGCCGTTGCGGTTCTTGTCGAGCATGGTGGCTTTGGTGCCTCGGCTGCCGCGCCGATTGCCAAGAAGGTTATCGAAAAGTTTTTTGAGATTTCGAAGGAGAAGTAA
- a CDS encoding alanine--glyoxylate aminotransferase family protein → MKKYRLFTPGPTPVSEQASLAMAHPMIHHRTKVFEGIIQEVRDGLRWLFQTKQDVLLLASSGTGAMEGTITNLFSKGDRLIVVDGGKFGERWWKIGQAYGLETDIIKVEWGKAVVPQEIEKRLKSGNVRGVLVQASESSTGVYHPIREIAEIVRKYPNCLLAVDAISALGAINLPMDSWGIDVLLAGSQKGLGLPPGLAFVALSEKGWGFVEKSTLPRFYFDFKKEQKNLQKNQTAYTPAISLIVGLAEALRELKKEGLEELFGRHERMARATREGMKGLGLKLYAESPANSLTAVCSPDGMDAQKIVKHLQEKYNLTIAGGQDDAKGKIFRIAHLGYYDELDVVSVLAALEWTLTDLGYKFPMGSGVAAAMQALRNSPPKRSDSG, encoded by the coding sequence ATGAAAAAATATCGTCTATTTACACCTGGTCCCACGCCTGTTTCTGAACAGGCCTCCCTCGCGATGGCCCATCCGATGATCCACCATCGGACAAAGGTGTTTGAGGGGATTATCCAGGAGGTAAGAGACGGACTTCGATGGCTTTTTCAGACAAAACAGGATGTTTTATTGCTCGCCTCCTCCGGGACAGGGGCGATGGAAGGGACAATCACAAATCTCTTTTCAAAAGGAGATCGTCTGATTGTTGTTGATGGTGGGAAATTTGGTGAGAGGTGGTGGAAGATTGGACAGGCTTACGGCCTCGAGACCGACATTATAAAGGTAGAGTGGGGGAAGGCGGTCGTTCCACAGGAGATCGAAAAAAGGCTCAAAAGCGGGAATGTTCGCGGGGTTCTGGTCCAGGCCTCCGAGAGCTCGACCGGGGTCTATCACCCGATTCGGGAGATTGCCGAAATTGTCAGGAAATATCCGAATTGTCTTTTGGCTGTCGATGCGATTTCTGCCTTGGGGGCGATCAATCTTCCGATGGATTCGTGGGGGATCGATGTCTTGTTGGCTGGTTCTCAAAAAGGGTTGGGACTTCCTCCCGGCCTCGCCTTTGTGGCGCTTTCCGAAAAGGGGTGGGGGTTTGTTGAAAAGTCGACCCTGCCTCGTTTTTATTTTGATTTCAAAAAAGAACAGAAAAATCTCCAGAAGAATCAGACCGCCTATACACCGGCGATCAGCCTCATTGTCGGTCTGGCAGAGGCACTCAGGGAACTCAAGAAGGAAGGGCTTGAAGAGTTGTTCGGCAGGCATGAGCGGATGGCGCGTGCTACGCGTGAGGGGATGAAGGGGTTGGGACTCAAACTCTATGCCGAATCTCCGGCCAATTCCTTGACGGCGGTTTGTTCTCCGGACGGTATGGATGCCCAGAAAATTGTCAAACATCTCCAGGAAAAATATAATCTGACGATAGCCGGTGGTCAGGATGACGCCAAGGGGAAGATTTTCCGGATTGCGCATCTCGGTTACTACGATGAGCTGGATGTCGTATCGGTACTGGCGGCTCTAGAGTGGACGCTTACCGATCTTGGTTACAAATTTCCGATGGGGAGTGGGGTTGCAGCGGCGATGCAGGCACTACGTAACTCCCCTCCAAAGAGGAGCGACAGTGGTTAA